One Fusobacterium ulcerans DNA segment encodes these proteins:
- a CDS encoding flavin reductase family protein, which produces MAFHEIKPIELNENTFKLFAKDWFLMTAEKEGKVNTMTVGWGGFGVLWKKNVVFVAVRPERYTYEFLEASDTFSLTVFDNSYRKQLGYCGVISGRDEDKIAKCGFTVVHDEETPYFEEARMSFTCRKLCTTPLRQEDFRGNDTFTGKWYGGKNSASGEGGGYHLIYIAEIEKILVKD; this is translated from the coding sequence ATGGCATTTCATGAAATTAAACCAATTGAATTAAATGAGAATACTTTTAAATTGTTTGCCAAAGACTGGTTTTTAATGACAGCAGAAAAAGAAGGAAAAGTTAATACTATGACTGTAGGGTGGGGAGGTTTTGGAGTGCTGTGGAAAAAAAATGTAGTATTTGTAGCAGTACGTCCAGAAAGATATACTTATGAATTTTTAGAAGCTTCAGATACATTTTCTCTGACAGTATTTGATAACAGCTATAGAAAGCAGCTGGGGTATTGTGGAGTGATATCAGGAAGAGATGAAGATAAAATAGCTAAATGTGGCTTTACAGTAGTCCATGATGAAGAAACTCCATACTTTGAAGAAGCGAGAATGAGTTTTACATGTAGAAAATTATGTACTACTCCTCTTAGGCAGGAAGATTTTCGAGGAAATGATACTTTTACTGGAAAATGGTATGGTGGTAAAAATAGTGCAAGTGGAGAAGGGGGAGGATATCACCTTATCTATATAGCTGAAATAGAAAAAATATTAGTAAAAGATTAA
- a CDS encoding NAD/NADP octopine/nopaline dehydrogenase family protein — protein MAELVTILGGGNGAHAAAADMARRGFEVRMFEDEKFAGKMQKVFETKEIVQQGVLGEGVGKLSMVTTDIAEAVKGVKYIIMAVPAFGHSYYADLLIDHLEDGQIILILAGTFGSLIFWNKMKERGIKKDVVFAETYTLPYDTRLMGLGESMVMGIHEPVKTGVMPAKKTAEVLKELKKFYDVEAAESVIESGLFTLNPVVHVPGCIMNAGRIELMEGEFWFYKEGITPCVGKVTEALDEERMEIIKKFGYKAVSVVDSLAAAGSVKTNIYEAITGNEQFGKIKGPDGLKNRYYTEDIPFGLVGWSVIAELIGVKTPVMDSLITIGSIAMEQDCRATGRKAKELGIAGMNLEQIKTYLYEG, from the coding sequence ATGGCTGAATTAGTAACAATATTAGGTGGAGGAAATGGTGCACACGCAGCAGCAGCAGATATGGCAAGAAGAGGATTTGAAGTTCGTATGTTTGAAGATGAAAAATTTGCTGGGAAAATGCAGAAAGTATTTGAAACTAAAGAGATAGTTCAGCAGGGAGTTCTAGGTGAGGGTGTAGGAAAACTTTCTATGGTAACTACTGATATAGCTGAGGCCGTGAAAGGTGTGAAATATATAATAATGGCAGTTCCTGCATTTGGGCATAGTTACTATGCTGATCTTTTGATAGATCATTTGGAAGATGGGCAGATAATATTAATTTTAGCAGGGACATTTGGTTCTCTTATTTTCTGGAACAAAATGAAAGAGAGAGGAATTAAAAAAGATGTGGTATTTGCTGAAACATATACACTTCCATATGATACAAGACTTATGGGGCTAGGAGAATCTATGGTAATGGGAATTCATGAGCCTGTAAAAACAGGAGTGATGCCTGCTAAAAAAACAGCAGAAGTGCTAAAGGAATTAAAAAAATTCTATGATGTAGAAGCTGCTGAAAGTGTAATTGAAAGTGGACTTTTTACTTTAAACCCTGTAGTTCATGTACCTGGCTGCATAATGAATGCTGGAAGAATAGAACTTATGGAGGGAGAATTCTGGTTCTACAAGGAAGGAATAACTCCATGTGTTGGAAAAGTAACTGAAGCATTAGATGAAGAAAGAATGGAGATAATTAAAAAATTTGGTTATAAGGCAGTATCAGTAGTTGATTCATTAGCAGCAGCTGGAAGTGTAAAAACTAATATTTATGAAGCAATTACTGGAAATGAGCAATTTGGAAAAATTAAAGGTCCTGACGGGTTAAAAAATAGATATTATACAGAAGATATTCCTTTTGGGCTTGTAGGGTGGTCAGTAATAGCTGAACTGATAGGAGTAAAAACTCCTGTAATGGACTCTTTGATTACAATAGGAAGTATAGCTATGGAACAAGATTGCAGAGCAACAGGAAGAAAAGCTAAAGAACTGGGAATAGCTGGAATGAATTTAGAACAAATTAAAACATATTTGTATGAGGGATAA
- a CDS encoding toxin-antitoxin system YwqK family antitoxin: protein MSEKGKNFLIAFVVILIISGILAGGIYFAQKQIKSLDIKSKIEANISESKKNMEIAAILSKTSKKSTKTTKTTVTPSLPKVRTYPTAVTTITTAKRELKNGVYKEYYSGGSIKSETSYTDGKKDGEEILYDTNGRIKEKREYKDGTRDGRWSKFYTNGLLKEEITYRENKPIGEYISKYENGNIKTTGIYVNGILNGKYTMYAANGDKKFEVDYVNGKKEGIEKTYFGKNLQYEINYEEGKKNGSYVKYYQDGNIEVKGSYAQDRKDGLWQGISRKGTLVWEENFQGGVLNGAYIKYDKNGNKIEQGNYINGGIDGTVEIYYPSGKIYRRLNYVSGKKEGVFKTYYEDGNVSVEETYSNDRLEGDYKKYTRKGDVETTGTYKDSMRVGTWNTFDEKGKNVAIYNYNENGKMDGKQIQYTPTDFDRKEYFKRESEFKNGLRHGTVTEYYPNGKLYKQGSYQMDEREGRWVQYSKDIIISEENYKSGKRDGVQRFFYTNGKISEEYIYENGKEKEYKHYSQDGKLISQGKRF from the coding sequence ATGAGTGAAAAAGGAAAAAATTTTTTAATAGCGTTTGTTGTAATATTAATTATATCAGGAATATTAGCTGGTGGAATATATTTTGCTCAGAAGCAGATAAAGAGCTTAGATATAAAATCAAAAATAGAAGCTAATATTAGTGAAAGCAAGAAAAATATGGAAATAGCAGCAATTCTATCAAAAACATCTAAAAAATCAACAAAGACTACAAAAACTACAGTGACGCCTTCACTTCCCAAGGTAAGAACTTATCCTACTGCTGTTACTACAATTACTACTGCAAAAAGAGAGCTGAAAAACGGAGTGTATAAAGAATACTACAGCGGAGGAAGTATAAAATCAGAAACTTCATATACTGATGGGAAGAAAGATGGAGAAGAGATCCTTTATGATACAAATGGAAGAATAAAGGAGAAAAGAGAATATAAAGATGGAACGAGAGATGGAAGATGGAGTAAATTCTATACTAATGGGCTTTTGAAAGAAGAAATAACATATAGGGAAAATAAACCAATAGGAGAATATATCTCAAAATATGAAAATGGAAATATAAAAACAACAGGAATATATGTTAACGGAATTCTTAATGGGAAATATACAATGTATGCTGCCAATGGAGATAAAAAATTTGAAGTAGACTATGTCAATGGAAAAAAAGAGGGAATAGAAAAAACATACTTTGGAAAAAATCTTCAATATGAAATAAATTATGAAGAAGGAAAGAAAAATGGAAGCTATGTAAAATACTATCAAGATGGAAATATCGAAGTAAAAGGAAGCTATGCTCAAGATAGAAAAGATGGTTTATGGCAGGGAATAAGCAGAAAAGGAACTCTTGTCTGGGAAGAAAATTTTCAGGGAGGAGTGCTTAATGGAGCTTACATAAAATATGATAAAAACGGAAATAAAATAGAGCAGGGAAATTATATAAACGGAGGAATAGATGGAACTGTAGAAATATATTATCCTAGTGGAAAAATATATAGAAGGCTGAATTATGTTTCTGGGAAAAAAGAAGGAGTATTCAAAACTTATTATGAAGATGGAAATGTATCTGTGGAAGAAACATATTCTAACGATAGGTTAGAAGGAGACTATAAGAAATATACAAGAAAGGGAGATGTAGAAACAACAGGAACATATAAAGATTCTATGAGAGTTGGAACATGGAATACTTTTGATGAAAAAGGAAAAAATGTAGCTATTTATAATTACAATGAAAATGGTAAAATGGATGGGAAGCAAATTCAATATACTCCTACTGATTTTGATAGAAAAGAGTATTTTAAAAGAGAGTCGGAATTTAAAAACGGACTTCGTCATGGAACTGTAACTGAGTATTATCCAAATGGAAAATTATATAAACAGGGAAGCTATCAAATGGATGAGAGAGAAGGAAGATGGGTACAGTATTCAAAAGATATTATTATATCTGAAGAAAATTATAAATCTGGAAAAAGAGATGGAGTACAGAGATTTTTTTATACAAATGGAAAAATATCAGAAGAATATATTTATGAAAATGGTAAGGAAAAAGAGTATAAACATTATAGTCAAGACGGAAAATTGATAAGTCAGGGAAAAAGATTTTAG
- a CDS encoding flavocytochrome c, which yields MKKILSIIMTSVLSFSLYAVNTEYKTDVVIVGSGGAGMTAALFAAENGANVVLLEKTGYMGGATLMSAGIIPATGTKQQKDAKIDDSIENFKLDIFRAANYSQDKDMVETVASEAKLTIEWLESIGVKFNLITNALYYGQSNYRMHIAEGSGAGMTAKIIEAVKKNPKITVLNFTAGTGLITDKEGVNGIRAKKSNGEEIEIYASKVILATSGFASNEEMLKKYIPEIVDAYPLTAPGATGEGIVWGQKLGAELKNMHAYQGHAVFNLQTKGSMDLSILSRGGILVNKDGKRFTNEIMGYSELTPHVVNQKDATAYILFNKENAEKTGNFKNYTSAGIVLEGKNISEIAKAMKVDGKELEKTIKTYNEGIEKGEDVFNRTKLPKNFHGPYYAIEITGDLRHTQGGLVITLDGEVKKENGDKIPNLYAAGGVTEGFSGAGGPNYMSGNGLLQAFVFGRRAGISAAKSITNPMDKTIINNIAAFKDNRIVKDNKYKDGKYIGEGKGYKGNIKVEVTVNGNKITKIEAVEYKDTEIIFNSALEKISDDVIYTQNTDKIDSVAGATSSARGIGTAIKNAVKSAK from the coding sequence ATGAAAAAAATATTGTCTATTATTATGACATCTGTTTTATCATTTAGTTTATACGCTGTAAATACAGAATATAAGACTGATGTAGTCATTGTAGGAAGTGGGGGAGCTGGTATGACTGCTGCTCTTTTTGCAGCTGAAAATGGTGCTAATGTAGTTTTATTAGAAAAAACTGGATATATGGGGGGAGCTACTCTTATGTCAGCAGGAATAATACCTGCTACAGGAACTAAACAACAAAAAGATGCTAAAATTGATGATTCCATAGAAAATTTCAAACTGGATATATTCAGAGCTGCAAACTATAGTCAGGATAAAGATATGGTTGAAACTGTTGCTTCTGAAGCTAAATTGACTATTGAATGGCTGGAAAGCATTGGTGTCAAATTCAATCTTATTACTAATGCTTTGTATTATGGACAGTCAAATTATAGAATGCATATAGCTGAAGGTTCTGGAGCTGGTATGACTGCTAAAATCATAGAAGCAGTAAAGAAAAACCCAAAGATTACTGTACTTAATTTTACAGCTGGAACTGGGTTGATAACAGATAAAGAAGGTGTTAATGGAATTAGGGCTAAAAAATCTAATGGAGAAGAAATTGAAATATACGCTTCTAAAGTTATATTAGCAACTAGTGGTTTTGCATCTAATGAAGAAATGTTAAAAAAATATATTCCTGAGATAGTTGATGCTTATCCTTTAACAGCTCCTGGGGCAACTGGTGAAGGAATAGTATGGGGACAGAAACTAGGAGCAGAATTAAAAAACATGCACGCTTATCAAGGACATGCAGTTTTCAATCTTCAAACTAAAGGAAGCATGGATCTTTCTATTCTTTCAAGAGGAGGAATTCTTGTAAATAAAGATGGAAAAAGATTCACTAATGAGATAATGGGATATTCTGAACTTACTCCTCATGTTGTTAATCAAAAAGATGCTACAGCATACATACTATTCAATAAAGAAAATGCTGAAAAAACTGGTAATTTTAAAAATTATACTTCTGCTGGAATAGTTCTTGAAGGAAAGAATATATCTGAAATTGCTAAAGCTATGAAAGTGGATGGAAAAGAACTTGAAAAAACTATTAAAACATATAATGAGGGAATAGAAAAAGGAGAGGATGTTTTCAACAGAACTAAACTTCCTAAAAATTTCCATGGTCCTTATTATGCTATTGAAATAACTGGAGATTTGAGACATACACAGGGAGGTCTTGTTATAACACTTGATGGAGAAGTAAAAAAAGAAAATGGAGATAAAATTCCTAATCTTTATGCTGCTGGTGGTGTAACTGAAGGGTTCTCAGGGGCTGGAGGGCCTAACTATATGTCAGGTAATGGTCTTTTGCAGGCATTCGTTTTTGGTAGAAGAGCTGGTATATCTGCTGCTAAATCAATAACTAATCCTATGGATAAAACTATTATCAATAATATTGCAGCTTTCAAAGATAATAGAATTGTAAAAGATAATAAGTACAAAGATGGAAAATATATAGGTGAAGGAAAAGGGTACAAAGGAAATATAAAAGTAGAAGTTACTGTTAATGGTAATAAAATTACTAAAATAGAAGCTGTTGAATATAAGGATACTGAAATAATATTCAACTCTGCTCTGGAAAAAATATCTGATGATGTGATCTATACTCAAAATACTGATAAAATAGATTCAGTAGCAGGTGCTACAAGTTCTGCAAGAGGTATAGGAACTGCCATAAAAAATGCTGTGAAATCAGCTAAATAA